In Triticum urartu cultivar G1812 chromosome 6, Tu2.1, whole genome shotgun sequence, the following proteins share a genomic window:
- the LOC125515223 gene encoding BTB/POZ and MATH domain-containing protein 2-like, with product MPSGGKPRRSASAIVADTASGHHLLTVHGYSRTKGVPTGECVKSRPFDIGGHRWRIDYYPNGVRAEVADYVSLSLMLDEDEGVAAAPAVKAQYDIRLAGEAEEEEEEGAALASASVDDFTPGRGWVYTTFVSREELEGSEHLRNDSFTVRCDIVVVRDYRAEDAAAGFVSVPACDLRRDLAGLLETEKGADVVFEVGGETVAAHRCVLAARSSVFAAELFGPMKEGKEDMKPEVFKALLRFAYTGLLPETRKEDQDVTCQHLLVAADRYGMRRLKLICEEKLCECINVGSAAIVLALAEQHRCEGLKKACFDFLAAPANLRAVVATEGFQHLSRSCPSLMAEVITMSLGIS from the coding sequence ATGCCGTCCGGCGGCAAGCCGCGGAGGTCCGCGTCCGCCATCGTCGCCGACACGGCGAGCGGGCACCACCTCCTCACGGTCCACGGCTACTCCCGCACCAAGGGCGTTCCCACCGGGGAGTGCGTCAAGTCCCGCCCCTTCGACATCGGCGGCCACCGCTGGCGCATCGACTACTACCCCAACGGCGTGCGCGCGGAGGTCGCCGACTACGTGTCCCTCTCCCTGATGCTCGACGAGGACGAGGGCgtcgcggcggcgccggcggtgAAGGCCCAGTACGACATCCGCCTCGCcggcgaggcggaggaggaggaggaggagggggcggcgctgGCGTCGGCGTCGGTGGACGACTTCACCCCCGGGAGGGGCTGGGTGTACACGACGTTCGTCTCCAGGGAGGAGCTGGAGGGCTCCGAGCATCTCAGGAACGACTCCTTCACCGTCCGGTGCGACATCGTCGTCGTCCGCGACTACCGCGCCGAGGACGCGGCGGCGGGCTTCGTGTCCGTGCCCGCGTGCGACCTGCGGCGGGACCTCGCCGGGCTCCTCGAGACCGAGAAGGGCGCCGACGTGGTGTTCGAGGTCGGCGGCGAGACCGTCGCCGCGCACCGGTGCGTGCTCGCGGCCCGCTCCTCGGTCTTCGCCGCCGAGCTCTTCGGGCCGATGAAGGAGGGCAAGGAGGACATGAAGCCGGAGGTGTTCAAGGCTCTGCTCCGCTTCGCATACACGGGCTTGTTGCCGGAGACGCGCAAGGAGGACCAAGACGTCACCTGCCAGCACCTCCTCGTCGCCGCGGACAGGTACGGCATGAGGCGGCTGAAGCTGATCTGCGAGGAGAAGCTCTGCGAGTGCATAAATGTGGGCTCGGCGGCCATCGTCTTGGCGCTGGCCGAGCAGCACCGTTGCGAGGGGCTGAAGAAGGCGTGCTTCGATTTCCTCGCCGCGCCGGCGAACCTGAGGGCGGTCGTGGCCACCGAAGGCTTCCAGCATCTGAGCAGGAGCTGCCCTTCACTCATGGCCGAGGTGATCACCATGTCCTTGGGCATTAGCTGA